The following are encoded together in the Peromyscus leucopus breed LL Stock chromosome 1, UCI_PerLeu_2.1, whole genome shotgun sequence genome:
- the Cd79a gene encoding B-cell antigen receptor complex-associated protein alpha chain — translation MSGGLGVLGVLPLLLLFLSEACLGPGCQALKIKVPPSVTVNLGEEARLTCEHDGNKPNITWWYSLPSNHTLRFNGSVLTVSMGPGGGPRGELVISNVNESHRGMYRCLVEENSVLQFSCGTYLRVRKPVPRPFLEMGEGTKNRIITAEGIILLFCAVVPGTLLLFRKRWQNEKFGVDIPDDYEDENLYEGLNLDDCSMYEDISRGLQGTYQDVGSLNIGDVQLEKP, via the exons ATGTCAGGGGGTCTAGGAGTCCTTGGagtcctgcctctcctcctcctcttcctgtctgaAGCCTGCCTGG gCCCTGGATGCCAGGCCCTGAAGATAAAGGTTCCACCATCAGTGACAGTGAACTTGGGCGAGGAAGCCCGCCTCACCTGCGAACATGATGGCAACAAACCTAATATCACATGGTGGTACAGCCTTCCATCCAACCACACCCTTCGGTTCAACGGCTCTGTGCTCACAGTGTCGATGGGTCCTGGCGGGGGGCCCAGAGGCGAGTTGGTCATCTCCAACGTAAACGAGAGCCATAGGGGCATGTACAGGTGCCTTGTGGAAGAAAACAGCGTGCTGCAATTCTCCTGTGGCACCTACCTCCGAGTGCGTA AGCCAGTCCCTAGGCCCTTCCTGGAAATGGGGGAAGGCACCAAGAACCGCATCATCACAGCCGAGGGGATCATCTTGCTATTCTGTGCAGTGGTACCAGGGACGCTGCTGCTATTCAGG AAGCGATGGCAGAATGAGAAGTTCGGGGTGGACATTCCAGATGACTATGAAGATGAAAATCTTTATGAG ggcCTGAATCTTGATGACTGCTCCATGTATGAGGACATCTCCAGGGGACTCCAGGGCACCTACCAGGATGTGGGCAGTCTCAACATTGGAGACGTCCAGCTGGAGAAGCCATGA